The following are encoded together in the Verrucomicrobiia bacterium genome:
- the nagZ gene encoding beta-N-acetylhexosaminidase, with translation MASLQHTHVGQHLFIGFAGAQLTADTRRLLNTLQPGGIILFARNVDTATELRSLGQALRTEFSYRPLLAIDQEHNRVNRLRNIIGEAPTIADLKKHGNVEQAEDFGRVTGRWLHQFCIDIDFAPVFDLELFDEKTDNALRERCWGRTADEVIRWAGAFLEGLEREGVAACPKHFPGLGGALLDSHEKLPTILRTREAMLAEDIVPYARLMRRLTAIMVGHGYYPAFDGEKPRPASLSRTIITDLLRKQFGFTGIVLTDDMEMGAISEVGLFGEAVVEAFRAGADMLLVCHTAEKAVAAHEALTKAIESGRISLGRLFESQQRIQQFRDEWIAHQA, from the coding sequence ATGGCATCCCTGCAGCACACACATGTTGGGCAGCACCTGTTCATCGGGTTTGCTGGCGCTCAGCTGACGGCTGATACGCGCCGTCTGCTGAATACGCTGCAGCCCGGCGGTATCATACTGTTTGCCCGCAATGTCGACACCGCCACCGAACTGCGCTCTCTCGGACAGGCGCTACGCACGGAGTTTTCCTATCGTCCACTCCTGGCCATCGACCAGGAACACAATCGCGTCAACCGCCTGCGCAACATCATCGGGGAAGCACCGACGATCGCGGACCTGAAGAAGCACGGCAATGTCGAGCAGGCGGAGGACTTTGGACGCGTCACCGGACGCTGGTTGCATCAGTTCTGCATCGATATTGATTTCGCGCCCGTTTTCGATCTTGAACTGTTCGACGAGAAGACAGACAACGCGTTGCGGGAACGTTGCTGGGGCCGGACTGCCGACGAAGTGATTCGCTGGGCCGGCGCGTTTTTGGAAGGACTGGAGCGCGAAGGTGTGGCCGCGTGTCCCAAGCATTTCCCGGGTCTGGGCGGTGCGCTGCTGGATTCCCACGAGAAGTTGCCAACCATCTTGCGCACACGCGAAGCCATGCTGGCCGAGGACATTGTGCCGTATGCCCGGTTGATGAGGCGGCTCACTGCCATCATGGTCGGGCACGGGTATTATCCCGCCTTTGATGGGGAGAAGCCGCGGCCGGCGTCGCTTTCCCGGACAATCATCACGGACTTGTTGCGGAAACAGTTCGGTTTCACCGGGATTGTCCTTACGGATGATATGGAGATGGGCGCGATCTCCGAAGTGGGTTTGTTCGGGGAGGCTGTGGTCGAGGCGTTTCGCGCCGGGGCGGACATGTTGCTCGTCTGCCACACCGCCGAAAAAGCGGTAGCGGCCCACGAGGCATTGACGAAGGCCATTGAGTCGGGCCGCATCAGCCTTGGGCGGCTTTTTGAATCGCAGCAACGCATCCAGCAGTTCCGCGATGAATGGATCGCGCACCAGGCCTGA
- a CDS encoding uracil-DNA glycosylase, producing the protein MDWHDKLNQRIVRCQLCPRLVPYRKRIGREKKREFRDWDYWAKPLPSLGDPRARLLIIGLAPAAHGANRTGRMFTGDSSGRWLFRALHKAGFASQPSWQRRDDGQKLIGSYITAVCHCAPPDNKPLPKEIENCSVYLDEELNGLKNARVVIVLGKIAFDNYLKGLRRQGVVLPKPLPKFAHNVVYQLGDSRPTLIASYHPSRQNTNTGKLTEPMFGAVFTRARRLLDTVD; encoded by the coding sequence GTGGACTGGCACGACAAATTGAACCAACGGATCGTTCGGTGCCAGCTTTGTCCGCGCCTCGTGCCGTACCGCAAGCGGATCGGCCGCGAAAAGAAACGCGAGTTCCGCGACTGGGATTATTGGGCGAAGCCCTTGCCAAGCCTTGGCGACCCGCGCGCGCGCCTGTTGATCATTGGTTTGGCCCCTGCGGCGCACGGGGCCAACCGCACCGGGCGCATGTTTACCGGCGACTCTTCCGGGCGGTGGTTGTTCCGCGCGCTTCACAAGGCTGGATTCGCCAGCCAACCTAGCTGGCAACGTCGCGATGATGGACAGAAGCTGATTGGCTCTTACATCACTGCGGTTTGCCACTGCGCGCCGCCGGACAACAAACCGTTGCCCAAGGAGATTGAGAACTGCAGTGTTTACCTCGATGAGGAATTGAACGGTCTCAAGAATGCGCGGGTGGTGATCGTGTTGGGAAAAATTGCGTTCGACAATTACCTGAAGGGATTGCGGCGGCAGGGCGTGGTGTTGCCGAAACCGCTACCGAAGTTTGCCCACAACGTAGTCTATCAACTCGGCGACAGTCGGCCGACGCTCATCGCTTCCTATCATCCGAGCCGCCAAAACACGAACACCGGCAAGCTGACCGAACCGATGTTTGGCGCCGTGTTTACCCGTGCGAGGCGATTGCTCGACACAGTCGACTAA
- a CDS encoding ACT domain-containing protein — protein MTIRTELSIVLPNRPGTLGEVTNALARAKVNVLAIDASGGFEYNIVRIVPDKAPKARAVLRRKGLDVGETKVLCIPAQDKPGALAHIADALGGAKVNIDYLYATAGCPQSDALIIAHVSDARKAIKALR, from the coding sequence ATGACCATACGAACTGAACTTTCCATCGTCCTGCCAAACCGTCCGGGCACCCTCGGCGAAGTCACCAACGCGCTGGCCCGGGCAAAAGTGAATGTGCTCGCCATCGACGCGTCGGGCGGCTTCGAGTACAACATCGTCCGCATCGTGCCGGATAAAGCGCCCAAAGCGCGTGCCGTTCTGCGCCGTAAAGGTCTCGACGTGGGTGAGACAAAGGTTCTCTGCATACCGGCCCAGGATAAACCCGGCGCGCTGGCACATATCGCCGACGCGCTCGGCGGCGCGAAAGTGAATATTGACTACCTCTATGCCACGGCGGGTTGCCCGCAGTCGGACGCCCTGATCATTGCGCACGTTTCCGACGCCCGCAAAGCCATCAAGGCCTTGCGTTAG
- a CDS encoding CoA-binding protein, with protein MGKPTVAIVGASADQNKFSNKSIHAHLRAGYDVYPVNPKEETIEGLKCYKSIVDIPVTLDRISLYLPPAVGLKVLDNIAAKGCQEFWVNPGADSPELIQKAQVLGLNPIVACSFTDALAHHT; from the coding sequence ATGGGCAAACCAACCGTGGCGATTGTTGGCGCGTCGGCCGACCAAAACAAATTCAGCAATAAATCCATTCACGCTCATTTGCGGGCGGGGTACGACGTTTATCCTGTCAATCCGAAGGAGGAGACGATCGAGGGCCTGAAATGCTACAAGTCGATCGTCGACATTCCCGTGACCCTCGACCGCATCAGCCTGTACCTACCTCCCGCCGTTGGCCTGAAGGTTCTCGACAACATTGCCGCAAAAGGCTGTCAGGAGTTTTGGGTGAACCCCGGCGCCGACAGCCCCGAGCTCATCCAAAAAGCGCAGGTGCTCGGCCTCAACCCCATCGTTGCCTGCTCCTTCACCGATGCACTGGCACATCACACCTAA
- a CDS encoding ABC transporter ATP-binding protein, protein MLQLEGVRSGYGLIEVLKGISLTVGEGEIVAVLGANGAGKSTTLMTISGINPCRQGRILFNGVPIQNRPAHEIVHRGISQAPEGRRIFPRLTVRENLEMGAFQRVNDEALRADVEQVFAAFPILKERQTQLGGTLSGGEQQMLAISRALMARPKLLLLDEPSLGLAPMIVTKIFDIIREINRQGTTILLVEQNANMALHVAQRGYVLETGKIVLEDTAEHLIKNEQVKKSYLGG, encoded by the coding sequence CTGCTACAACTTGAGGGTGTTCGTTCCGGATACGGTCTCATCGAGGTGCTGAAGGGAATCAGTCTAACTGTTGGCGAAGGTGAGATTGTGGCGGTGCTCGGTGCCAATGGCGCGGGCAAATCCACGACGCTCATGACGATCAGCGGTATCAACCCATGCCGCCAGGGCCGCATCCTGTTCAATGGAGTGCCGATTCAGAACCGGCCGGCACACGAGATTGTCCACCGCGGAATTTCACAGGCCCCGGAAGGGCGGCGCATCTTCCCGCGGCTGACGGTGCGGGAGAACCTGGAGATGGGTGCGTTTCAGCGTGTCAATGACGAGGCCTTGCGCGCGGACGTGGAGCAAGTGTTCGCGGCATTCCCAATTTTAAAAGAACGGCAAACACAACTCGGCGGCACACTCAGCGGCGGTGAACAGCAAATGCTCGCGATCTCGCGCGCATTGATGGCGCGGCCGAAACTGCTGCTGTTGGACGAACCGTCCCTCGGCCTCGCGCCCATGATCGTCACAAAAATCTTCGACATCATCCGCGAGATCAATCGCCAGGGAACGACGATTCTGCTGGTCGAGCAGAACGCGAACATGGCCCTGCATGTGGCACAACGCGGTTACGTGTTGGAGACTGGAAAAATAGTGTTGGAAGATACGGCGGAACATCTGATAAAGAATGAACAAGTGAAGAAATCATATCTGGGAGGCTGA
- a CDS encoding ABC transporter ATP-binding protein: MLIVNVEPLWDTAITSNYTYQQTFLWSNAVSAASNYFGELPIQRFVVPFLIGGLVGLAGALAIWHRTRRAPEVAARAGIARTFQNIRLFNQMTALDNVLLGMDSQLRTSVWHAALRLPLYWRERDEAVQRAMDILRFVDLDRDANQLAENLSYGHQRRLEIARALAMQPRLLLLDEPAAGMNPAEAQELMKLIHDIRDRGITVLLIEHHMQVVMGISDHIAVLDHGEKIAEGNPEAVRSNPKVIEAYLGKES; encoded by the coding sequence GTGCTGATCGTCAACGTCGAGCCGCTTTGGGACACGGCCATCACCTCGAATTACACGTACCAGCAAACATTCCTGTGGTCGAATGCCGTCAGTGCCGCGTCCAATTACTTTGGCGAATTGCCCATTCAACGTTTCGTGGTGCCTTTTCTAATCGGCGGCCTGGTCGGACTGGCGGGCGCCCTCGCAATCTGGCACCGCACCCGTCGCGCCCCCGAAGTCGCCGCGCGCGCCGGCATCGCGCGGACGTTCCAGAATATCCGGCTCTTTAATCAAATGACTGCTCTCGACAACGTGTTGCTGGGCATGGACAGCCAATTACGCACCAGCGTTTGGCACGCAGCCTTGCGCCTGCCGTTATACTGGCGCGAGCGGGACGAAGCCGTGCAACGGGCGATGGACATCCTGCGCTTTGTCGATCTGGATCGAGACGCTAATCAATTGGCGGAGAATCTTTCCTACGGCCACCAACGCCGCCTCGAAATCGCCCGTGCATTGGCGATGCAACCGCGCCTCCTGCTGCTCGACGAACCGGCAGCGGGTATGAACCCCGCCGAGGCGCAGGAGTTGATGAAACTGATCCATGACATTCGCGATCGCGGCATCACGGTGTTGCTGATTGAGCACCATATGCAGGTTGTGATGGGAATTTCCGACCACATCGCCGTCCTCGACCACGGCGAAAAAATAGCCGAAGGCAACCCCGAAGCGGTCCGCAGTAATCCAAAGGTCATCGAAGCGTATCTCGGGAAAGAGTCATGA
- a CDS encoding branched-chain amino acid ABC transporter permease — MPAPRRILFHWSFLIVAALIPLIELVLPGHPRIGDLLRPIFIMAMLGLGLNILTGFTGQLNLGVAAFMAVGAYSYAILTCDIYPFRLGFWSATALTVLVGLTVGLFLGLPTIRLRGDYLAIVTLGFGEIVEDVLKNLDSITKGTQGINPLPGPSWFGYHFHAETYQPWYYLFLGFLAVLVLLNRNLQRSRVGRAWISIREDELASSCMGVNPMKMKLLAFALGAAQCSLAGALWASYLGSSGEPGNYDFQVSIIALCIVIVGGMGNVGGVLLGALVIMGFNSIVLETVTNFLKAHQLISSSNVFTAPGNWKYMLYGLALILMMRFRPEGLLPSRQFKAEVHPNEPHSPPTS; from the coding sequence ATGCCCGCTCCGCGCCGAATCCTTTTTCACTGGTCGTTCCTCATCGTAGCGGCGCTGATTCCGCTCATTGAGTTGGTATTACCGGGTCATCCGCGTATCGGCGACCTTCTCCGTCCGATTTTTATCATGGCGATGCTCGGGCTCGGCTTGAACATTCTCACCGGTTTCACCGGTCAACTCAACCTCGGCGTCGCCGCCTTCATGGCCGTCGGCGCGTACAGCTACGCGATTCTAACATGCGATATCTATCCCTTCCGCCTAGGTTTCTGGTCGGCGACAGCGCTAACGGTTCTCGTGGGATTAACCGTCGGCTTGTTTCTCGGCCTGCCAACGATCCGTCTGCGAGGTGACTATCTCGCCATCGTCACCCTCGGCTTCGGAGAAATCGTCGAGGACGTCCTGAAGAATCTCGATTCCATCACCAAGGGCACGCAAGGCATTAATCCCCTGCCAGGACCATCCTGGTTCGGCTACCACTTCCACGCCGAGACCTACCAACCTTGGTACTACCTCTTTCTCGGCTTTCTGGCGGTGCTCGTGCTTCTGAACCGCAACCTCCAGCGCTCACGTGTCGGTCGCGCCTGGATTTCCATCCGCGAAGATGAACTCGCTTCCTCATGCATGGGCGTCAACCCGATGAAGATGAAACTGCTGGCCTTCGCGCTCGGCGCGGCGCAATGCAGCCTCGCGGGCGCATTGTGGGCCAGCTATCTCGGCTCCAGCGGCGAGCCGGGCAATTATGATTTCCAGGTTTCGATCATCGCGTTGTGTATCGTGATCGTCGGCGGCATGGGTAACGTCGGCGGCGTGCTCCTCGGCGCACTGGTGATCATGGGCTTCAATTCCATCGTGTTGGAAACCGTGACGAACTTCCTGAAGGCGCATCAGCTTATCAGCAGTTCGAACGTGTTCACCGCGCCGGGCAACTGGAAATACATGCTCTACGGACTGGCCCTCATCCTGATGATGCGCTTCCGACCCGAAGGCCTTCTGCCATCCCGACAGTTCAAGGCCGAGGTTCATCCAAACGAACCCCACTCTCCGCCAACCTCATGA